The following coding sequences are from one Pseudomonas mendocina window:
- a CDS encoding M18 family aminopeptidase, whose protein sequence is MREELIQGLLDFLNASPTPFHATASLAMRLEAAGYRHLDERAPWHTEAGGRYYVTRNDSSIIAFKLGKRPAVDGGIRLVGAHTDSPCLRVKPNPELQRQGFFQLGVEVYGGALLAPWFDRDLSLAGRVTYRRDGKVESQLIDFYQPIAVIPSLAIHLNREANQGWAINPQNELPPILAQLASSETADFRALLAEQLAMEHDFNPDAVLDYELSFYDTQSAAIVGLNQDFIASARLDNLLSCYAGLQALIDANDEETCVLVCTDHEEVGSCSACGADGPFLEQVLRRVLPEGDTFVRAIQRSLLVSADNAHGVHPNYADKHDGNHGPKLNAGPVIKINSNQRYATNSETAGFFRHLCLENEVPVQSFVVRSDMGCGSTIGPLTASQLGVRTVDIGLPTFAMHSIRELAGSHDLDHLVKVLTAFYSSPELP, encoded by the coding sequence ATGCGCGAAGAACTGATTCAAGGCTTGCTCGATTTTCTCAACGCCTCGCCGACCCCCTTCCATGCCACCGCCAGCCTGGCCATGCGCCTGGAAGCTGCGGGTTACCGTCACCTCGACGAACGCGCGCCCTGGCATACAGAAGCTGGTGGCCGCTACTACGTGACCCGTAACGATTCCTCGATCATCGCCTTCAAGCTCGGCAAGCGGCCGGCCGTCGACGGCGGTATCCGCCTGGTCGGCGCACATACCGACAGCCCGTGCCTGCGCGTCAAGCCCAACCCCGAACTGCAGCGCCAGGGCTTCTTCCAGCTCGGTGTGGAAGTCTACGGCGGTGCCCTGCTCGCGCCCTGGTTCGACCGTGACCTGTCGCTGGCCGGCCGTGTGACCTACCGCCGTGATGGCAAGGTAGAAAGCCAGTTGATCGACTTCTACCAGCCCATCGCCGTGATCCCCAGCCTGGCCATCCACCTCAACCGCGAAGCCAACCAGGGCTGGGCGATCAACCCGCAGAACGAGCTGCCACCAATCCTCGCCCAGCTCGCCAGCAGCGAAACGGCCGATTTCCGTGCCCTGCTCGCCGAGCAACTGGCCATGGAGCACGACTTCAACCCGGATGCGGTGCTGGACTACGAGCTGAGTTTCTACGATACCCAGAGCGCCGCCATCGTCGGCCTCAACCAGGACTTCATCGCCAGCGCGCGTCTGGACAACCTGCTGTCGTGCTACGCCGGCCTGCAGGCGCTGATCGACGCCAATGACGAGGAAACCTGCGTGCTGGTCTGCACCGACCACGAAGAAGTGGGTTCCTGCTCGGCCTGCGGCGCCGATGGCCCCTTCCTCGAACAGGTGCTGCGCCGCGTGCTGCCGGAAGGCGACACCTTCGTCCGCGCAATCCAGCGCTCGCTGCTGGTATCGGCAGACAACGCCCATGGCGTGCACCCGAACTACGCCGACAAGCATGACGGCAACCACGGGCCCAAGCTCAACGCCGGCCCGGTGATCAAGATCAACAGCAACCAGCGCTACGCCACCAACAGCGAAACAGCCGGCTTCTTCCGTCACCTGTGCCTGGAAAACGAAGTACCGGTACAGAGCTTCGTGGTGCGCAGCGACATGGGCTGCGGCTCCACCATCGGCCCGCTTACCGCCAGCCAGCTGGGCGTGCGCACGGTCGACATCGGTCTGCCCACCTTCGCCATGCACTCGATCCGCGAACTGGCCGGCAGCCATGACCTGGATCACCTGGTGAAGGTGCTGACTGCCTTCTACTCCAGCCCTGAACTCCCCTGA
- a CDS encoding RluA family pseudouridine synthase, producing the protein MPLSQIEILHQDAALLVINKPTLLLSVPGRADDNKDCLVTRLQENGYPEARIVHRLDWETSGIIVLARDADSHRELSRQFHDRETEKAYTALCWGQPQADSGSIDLPLRYDPPTKPRHVVDHEQGKHALTHWRIVERCGDWCRVELTPITGRSHQLRVHMLSIGHPLLGDRLYAHELALAAHERLCLHASMLALTHPQSGERLRFECPAPF; encoded by the coding sequence ATGCCGCTTAGCCAGATCGAAATTCTCCACCAGGACGCCGCCCTGCTGGTCATCAACAAGCCTACCCTGCTGCTGTCGGTGCCCGGCCGCGCCGATGACAACAAGGACTGCCTGGTCACTCGCCTGCAGGAAAACGGCTATCCGGAAGCGCGCATCGTCCACCGCCTGGACTGGGAAACCTCGGGCATCATCGTGCTGGCCCGCGACGCCGACAGCCACCGCGAACTGTCGCGCCAGTTCCACGACCGCGAAACCGAGAAGGCCTATACCGCGCTGTGCTGGGGCCAGCCGCAAGCCGATAGCGGCAGCATCGACCTGCCACTGCGCTACGACCCACCCACCAAGCCACGCCATGTGGTCGACCATGAACAGGGCAAACACGCCCTGACGCATTGGCGCATCGTCGAGCGCTGTGGCGACTGGTGCCGGGTCGAGCTCACGCCCATCACCGGTCGCTCGCACCAGTTGCGCGTGCATATGCTGTCCATCGGCCATCCACTGCTGGGCGACCGCCTCTACGCCCATGAACTGGCCCTGGCCGCCCATGAGCGCCTGTGCCTGCATGCCAGCATGCTCGCCCTGACCCACCCGCAGAGCGGTGAGCGCCTGCGTTTCGAGTGCCCGGCGCCGTTCTGA
- the minE gene encoding cell division topological specificity factor MinE — MNIFDFLRSRKKETTASIAKERLQIIVAHERGQRTQPDYLPALQQELVEVIRKYVNIDSDQVQVALENQGSCSILELNITLPDR; from the coding sequence ATGAATATTTTTGACTTCTTGCGTTCGCGCAAGAAGGAAACCACCGCATCCATCGCCAAAGAGCGCCTGCAGATCATCGTTGCCCACGAACGTGGCCAGCGCACTCAGCCCGACTACCTGCCTGCCTTGCAGCAGGAGTTGGTGGAAGTGATCCGCAAGTACGTCAACATCGACTCCGACCAGGTGCAGGTCGCACTGGAAAACCAGGGCAGTTGCTCGATCCTGGAGCTGAATATAACCCTGCCAGATCGTTAA
- the minD gene encoding septum site-determining protein MinD: MAKILVVTSGKGGVGKTTTSAAIGTGLALRGHKTVIVDFDVGLRNLDLIMGCERRVVYDFVNVVNGEATLTQALIKDKRLENLYVLAASQTRDKDALTLEGVEKVIAELSQNFEFVVCDSPAGIEKGAHLAMYFADEAIVVTNPEVSSVRDSDRMLGLLASKSRRAEKGEEPIKEHLLLTRYNPERVTKGEMLGVEDVEEILAIRLLGVIPESQAVLKASNQGIPVILDDQSDAGQAYSDAVDRLLGKEVAHRFLDVKKQGFLQRLFGGRE, encoded by the coding sequence TTGGCCAAGATCCTCGTAGTCACTTCCGGCAAGGGTGGCGTCGGTAAAACCACCACCAGCGCTGCCATCGGTACCGGCCTCGCCCTGCGCGGGCACAAGACCGTCATCGTCGACTTCGACGTCGGCCTGCGTAACCTCGACCTGATCATGGGCTGCGAACGCCGCGTGGTGTACGACTTCGTCAACGTCGTCAATGGCGAAGCCACCCTCACCCAGGCCCTGATCAAGGACAAGCGTCTCGAGAACCTCTACGTGCTGGCCGCCAGCCAGACCCGTGACAAAGACGCCCTGACCCTGGAAGGCGTGGAAAAGGTCATCGCCGAGCTGTCGCAGAACTTCGAGTTCGTGGTCTGCGATTCGCCAGCCGGTATCGAGAAAGGCGCGCACCTGGCGATGTACTTCGCCGACGAAGCCATCGTCGTGACCAACCCGGAAGTGTCCTCGGTACGTGACTCCGACCGTATGCTCGGCCTGCTGGCGAGCAAATCGCGCCGCGCCGAGAAAGGCGAGGAGCCGATCAAGGAACACCTGCTGCTGACCCGCTACAACCCCGAGCGCGTCACCAAGGGCGAAATGCTCGGCGTCGAAGATGTCGAGGAAATCCTCGCCATCCGCCTGCTCGGCGTGATCCCCGAATCCCAGGCCGTGCTCAAGGCATCCAACCAGGGTATCCCGGTCATCCTTGATGACCAGAGCGATGCTGGCCAGGCGTACAGCGACGCAGTCGATCGACTGCTGGGCAAGGAAGTCGCACACCGCTTCCTGGATGTGAAGAAGCAGGGCTTCCTGCAGCGCCTGTTTGGAGGTCGAGAATGA
- the minC gene encoding septum site-determining protein MinC, producing the protein MSQADLLAQDPVFQLKGSMLAITVMELAHNDLERLDAQLTEKVAQAPAFFSNTPLVLALDKLPEGEGELDLAELMAVCRRHGLRTLAIRASRDSDIAAAEAMDLPVLPPSGARERPIDPAPKKVEEKPAEPEHKPSRIITTPVRGGQQVYAQGGDLIVLAPVSAGAELLADGNIHVYAPMRGRALAGIKGNTKARIFCQQMGAEMLSIAGHYKVAEDLRRDPLWGDAVQVSLSGDVLNITRL; encoded by the coding sequence ATGAGCCAAGCCGACCTCCTTGCCCAAGACCCCGTATTCCAGCTCAAGGGCAGCATGCTCGCCATCACCGTGATGGAACTGGCACACAACGACCTCGAGCGCCTCGACGCGCAACTGACGGAAAAAGTCGCCCAGGCCCCCGCCTTCTTCAGCAACACACCGCTGGTACTGGCGCTGGACAAACTGCCGGAAGGCGAAGGCGAGCTGGATCTGGCCGAGCTGATGGCCGTCTGCCGCCGCCACGGCCTGCGCACCCTGGCCATCCGGGCCTCGCGGGACAGTGACATCGCCGCCGCCGAAGCCATGGACCTACCGGTACTGCCACCCTCCGGTGCGCGCGAGCGCCCTATCGACCCAGCGCCCAAGAAAGTCGAAGAGAAACCCGCCGAACCCGAGCACAAACCCAGCCGCATCATCACTACCCCGGTACGCGGTGGCCAGCAGGTCTATGCCCAGGGCGGCGACCTGATCGTGCTGGCCCCGGTCAGCGCCGGGGCGGAACTTCTCGCCGATGGCAACATCCATGTTTACGCGCCCATGCGTGGCCGCGCCCTGGCAGGCATCAAGGGCAACACCAAGGCACGGATTTTCTGTCAGCAAATGGGCGCCGAAATGCTGTCGATCGCCGGCCATTACAAGGTCGCCGAAGACCTGCGCCGCGACCCGCTGTGGGGCGATGCGGTACAGGTCAGTCTGTCGGGTGACGTGTTGAACATCACCCGCCTTTAA
- a CDS encoding lipid A biosynthesis lauroyl acyltransferase: MDRPHFRAYFLHPRFWPLWLGLGLLWLVVQLPYGLQLKLGRALGWLMYRTARSRRHVVTRNLELCFPSKSAAERQYLLRENFASMGMAFFETAMGWWLPRRRLTPLGHIEGLEHLRQAQAEGQGVILMSVHFTTLEIGAALLGQQHTIDGMYREHKNPLFDFIQRRGRERHNLDASAIEREDIRAMLRVLRAGRAIWYAPDQDYGRKHSIFVPLFGVPAATVTATTKFARLGKARIIPFTQQRLADGKGYRLVIHPPLENFPGESEEADCLRINQWIEQVVSACPEQYLWAHRRFKTRPAGEAKLYGKRK, translated from the coding sequence ATGGATCGCCCCCACTTTCGCGCCTATTTTCTTCACCCGCGCTTCTGGCCGCTGTGGCTTGGCTTGGGGCTGCTGTGGCTGGTGGTGCAGTTGCCCTATGGCTTGCAACTCAAGCTTGGCCGCGCGCTGGGGTGGCTGATGTATCGCACTGCACGTTCACGTCGGCATGTCGTTACGCGCAATCTGGAGCTCTGTTTTCCCAGTAAGAGCGCTGCCGAACGCCAGTATCTGCTGCGTGAGAACTTCGCTTCCATGGGCATGGCCTTCTTCGAGACGGCCATGGGCTGGTGGTTGCCACGCAGACGCCTGACTCCACTGGGACACATAGAAGGTCTGGAGCATCTACGCCAGGCGCAGGCTGAAGGGCAGGGCGTGATCCTCATGTCGGTGCATTTCACCACCCTGGAAATCGGTGCGGCACTGCTGGGGCAGCAGCACACCATCGACGGCATGTATCGGGAGCATAAGAACCCGCTGTTCGACTTCATTCAGCGCCGTGGCCGTGAGCGCCACAACCTCGACGCCAGCGCCATCGAGCGTGAGGATATCCGAGCCATGCTCAGGGTGCTGCGTGCTGGGAGGGCTATCTGGTATGCGCCGGATCAGGATTATGGCCGCAAGCACAGCATTTTCGTCCCGTTGTTCGGCGTTCCTGCTGCTACCGTCACAGCCACCACCAAGTTCGCGCGCCTGGGCAAGGCGCGCATCATTCCTTTCACCCAGCAACGCCTGGCTGATGGCAAAGGCTATCGCCTGGTCATTCATCCGCCGCTGGAGAATTTCCCAGGTGAAAGCGAAGAGGCCGACTGCTTGCGCATCAACCAGTGGATCGAGCAGGTGGTCAGCGCATGCCCCGAGCAGTACCTGTGGGCGCATCGCCGCTTCAAGACGCGCCCAGCGGGCGAAGCGAAGCTGTACGGGAAGCGTAAGTAG
- a CDS encoding patatin-like phospholipase family protein, protein MTVIARPHLPVTGLILSGGGARAAYQVGVLSAIADLLPDASHNPFPVIVGTSAGAINAVSLACGALQFGEAVRRLTSVWQGFHTHMVYRSDWPGVLRQATRFVGHSLLGLGRNAPVALLDSSPLRELLARELDFSGIAAAVRHRQLRAVAVTAFGYESGQAMTFYQGRATIDPWFRHRRVGVPTRLQLDHLLASASIPLIFPPVKINREYFGDGAVRQSAPISPALHLGASRVLVIGVSGNAHSDPHQPAPISPSNRPPSLAQIGGHMLNSTFIDNLETDIELLERLNQMSALVPPESRPRGLGLNPVDVLVIAPSQPLDQIAARHQRELPRALRLFLRGPGATKTGGAGVLSYLLFEPGYCSELIELGYQDAMKRKADLCRFLGLAEVAQPA, encoded by the coding sequence ATGACCGTTATTGCCCGCCCTCATTTGCCCGTCACTGGGTTGATCCTCTCTGGTGGTGGGGCGCGGGCGGCTTATCAGGTGGGCGTTCTATCGGCCATTGCCGACCTGCTGCCGGACGCCTCGCACAACCCTTTCCCTGTGATAGTCGGCACGTCGGCCGGGGCGATCAATGCTGTCAGCCTGGCCTGTGGCGCGCTGCAGTTCGGTGAGGCCGTACGCCGCCTGACCTCGGTCTGGCAGGGCTTTCATACCCATATGGTGTACCGCAGCGACTGGCCCGGCGTGCTACGTCAGGCCACGCGTTTCGTCGGGCACAGCCTGCTTGGCTTGGGCCGTAACGCCCCGGTGGCCCTGCTCGACAGTTCCCCCTTGCGTGAGTTGCTGGCGCGTGAGCTGGATTTTTCCGGCATTGCCGCAGCGGTGCGCCACCGTCAGTTGCGTGCGGTGGCGGTGACCGCCTTCGGCTACGAGAGCGGCCAGGCGATGACTTTCTACCAGGGGCGCGCCACGATCGACCCTTGGTTTCGTCATCGCCGCGTCGGGGTACCGACGCGTCTGCAGCTCGACCATTTGCTGGCCAGCGCGTCGATTCCGCTGATCTTCCCGCCGGTGAAGATCAACCGCGAATACTTCGGTGATGGCGCGGTGCGTCAGTCGGCGCCGATCAGCCCGGCGCTGCATCTGGGCGCCAGCCGTGTGCTGGTGATCGGGGTCAGCGGCAACGCGCACAGCGATCCACATCAGCCTGCTCCGATCAGCCCGTCCAACCGTCCGCCCAGCTTGGCGCAGATCGGCGGGCATATGCTCAACAGTACCTTCATCGACAATCTGGAAACCGATATCGAACTGCTCGAACGGCTCAATCAGATGAGCGCATTGGTGCCGCCGGAGTCGCGCCCGCGTGGATTGGGCTTGAATCCGGTGGACGTGCTGGTGATCGCCCCGAGTCAGCCGCTGGATCAGATCGCCGCACGCCATCAGCGTGAACTGCCCAGGGCCTTGCGCCTGTTCCTGCGCGGGCCCGGTGCGACCAAGACCGGTGGTGCCGGCGTGCTCAGTTACTTGCTGTTCGAGCCCGGTTACTGCAGCGAGTTGATCGAGCTGGGTTATCAGGACGCGATGAAGCGCAAGGCCGACCTTTGCCGTTTTCTCGGTCTGGCCGAAGTGGCGCAGCCGGCCTGA
- a CDS encoding pirin family protein — protein MTSQRRVISIQPGQPASDGAGVRLNRVIGGPGLERFDPFLMLDEFSTDNPDDYIAGFPPHPHRGFETITYMLEGRMRHEDHLGNVGLLGSGGVQWMTAARGIIHSEMPEQESGAMRGFQLWLNLPAKDKLGEAGYRDIPAAEIPRITSASGVQVVVIAGEFDDGEIRQAGAVQRPHTQPQLFDLHLPAGSQVAPRLADGQRVMLYVYEGLLELPEASAQPISAGRLVRLSDEGELHLASAHGARVLLIAGTPLNEPIVQYGPFVMNSREEIEQALRDFRDGVLA, from the coding sequence ATGACCTCGCAACGTCGCGTCATCAGCATCCAGCCTGGCCAACCCGCCTCCGACGGCGCCGGTGTACGCCTCAACCGTGTGATCGGCGGGCCTGGCCTGGAACGCTTCGACCCGTTCCTGATGCTCGACGAGTTTTCCACCGACAACCCAGACGACTATATCGCCGGCTTCCCGCCGCACCCGCACCGTGGTTTCGAAACCATCACCTACATGCTCGAAGGGCGCATGCGCCACGAAGATCACCTGGGCAACGTCGGCTTGCTCGGCAGTGGCGGCGTGCAATGGATGACTGCTGCGCGCGGCATCATCCACAGCGAGATGCCTGAGCAGGAGTCCGGCGCCATGCGCGGCTTCCAGCTGTGGCTCAACCTGCCGGCCAAGGACAAGCTGGGCGAAGCGGGCTATCGAGACATCCCTGCCGCGGAAATCCCACGCATCACCAGCGCATCCGGTGTGCAGGTCGTGGTGATCGCTGGCGAGTTCGATGACGGCGAAATCCGCCAGGCCGGCGCCGTGCAGCGCCCGCATACCCAGCCACAGCTGTTCGACCTGCATTTGCCGGCCGGCAGCCAGGTCGCACCCCGCCTGGCTGATGGCCAGCGCGTCATGCTGTACGTCTACGAGGGCTTGCTCGAACTGCCCGAGGCCAGCGCACAGCCGATCAGTGCCGGGCGCCTGGTGCGGCTATCTGACGAGGGCGAGTTGCACCTGGCCAGCGCCCATGGCGCGCGAGTGCTGCTGATCGCCGGCACGCCACTGAATGAGCCCATCGTCCAGTACGGGCCGTTCGTGATGAACAGCCGCGAGGAAATCGAGCAGGCCCTGCGCGATTTTCGTGATGGCGTGCTGGCCTGA
- a CDS encoding VacJ family lipoprotein, whose translation MVKHSTLIIALLLASGQALAEHQADTDGFTNPLQYLQFNPGLDQQEFERASNDALQVYDPLESWNRRVYHFNYRFDQWVFLPVVDGYRYITPNLVQTGVHNFFNNLGEIPTLANSVLQLKGQRAMNSTARLLFNTIIGVGGLWDPATHMGLPRLSEDFGQTLGYYGVPAGPYLMLPLLGPSNLRDTGGLVADYSLENAVNYLDVADASRSNPGITVLRVVDTRANTGFRYGQLNSPFEYEKLRFFYHESRKLKIAD comes from the coding sequence GTGGTTAAGCACAGCACTCTCATCATCGCCCTGCTGCTGGCCAGCGGGCAGGCTCTGGCCGAACACCAGGCCGACACCGACGGCTTCACCAACCCGCTGCAATACCTGCAGTTCAACCCTGGGCTGGATCAGCAGGAGTTCGAGCGCGCCTCCAACGATGCGTTGCAGGTCTATGACCCGCTGGAGTCGTGGAACCGCCGCGTCTACCACTTCAACTATCGCTTCGATCAGTGGGTGTTCCTGCCGGTGGTCGACGGCTACCGCTACATAACACCAAACCTGGTGCAGACCGGCGTGCACAATTTCTTCAACAACCTGGGCGAGATTCCTACCCTGGCCAACAGCGTTTTGCAGCTCAAGGGCCAGCGGGCGATGAACAGCACGGCACGACTGCTGTTCAATACCATCATCGGCGTGGGCGGCCTCTGGGATCCGGCCACGCACATGGGCCTGCCCCGGTTGAGCGAGGACTTCGGCCAGACCCTGGGCTACTACGGCGTGCCTGCCGGGCCTTACCTGATGCTACCGCTGCTCGGCCCGTCGAACCTGCGCGATACCGGCGGCCTGGTGGCGGATTACAGTCTCGAAAACGCCGTCAACTACCTCGACGTGGCCGACGCCAGCCGCAGCAACCCCGGTATCACCGTGTTGCGCGTCGTCGACACCCGCGCCAATACCGGCTTTCGCTATGGCCAGCTCAACTCACCGTTCGAGTACGAGAAGCTGCGCTTCTTCTATCACGAGTCACGCAAGCTGAAGATCGCCGACTGA
- a CDS encoding serine/threonine protein kinase — MPSLARLAALLGGLVFCASAMAADVDAESYGYPLANPFEATIATTPPDLRPALPADGDIKQRDYSVRLRPDREFELLDNFWPVTKLRYRLAEQKGRAPLIFIISGTGAHYASGTTEYLKKLFYGAGFHVVQLSSPTSYDFMAAASRFATPGYSPDDADDLYRVMQAVRAQHPKLDVSEFLLTGYSLGALHAAFVSQLDETRRAFDFKRVLLLNPPVNLYTSISNLDKLVQTRVQGIDNSTNFYDLVLGKLTRYFNDKGYLDINDAILYDFQQSKERLSDEQMAMLIGTSFRFSSADIVFTSDLLNRRGLITPRDYHITEGTSLTPFFQMALRCDFDCYIAEQLMPMWRARYDGGSLNQLIEKSSLYALEDYLKGSDKIAVMHNADDLILGQGDIGFLRRTFGERLTLYPRGGHCGNLNYRVNSDAMLEFFRG; from the coding sequence ATGCCCAGCCTTGCCCGACTCGCCGCCTTGCTCGGCGGCCTGGTCTTCTGTGCCTCCGCGATGGCCGCCGATGTGGATGCGGAAAGCTACGGTTATCCGCTGGCCAACCCGTTCGAAGCGACCATCGCCACCACACCGCCCGATCTGCGCCCTGCGCTACCGGCCGACGGTGACATCAAGCAGCGCGACTATTCGGTGCGTCTGCGTCCGGATCGTGAGTTCGAGTTGCTGGACAACTTCTGGCCGGTGACCAAGCTGCGTTACCGCCTGGCAGAGCAGAAAGGCCGAGCGCCGCTGATCTTCATCATCTCGGGCACCGGCGCGCATTACGCCAGCGGCACCACCGAATACCTGAAGAAACTGTTCTACGGCGCCGGCTTCCACGTCGTGCAGCTGTCCTCTCCAACCAGTTATGACTTCATGGCTGCCGCCTCGCGCTTCGCCACCCCAGGCTATAGCCCGGACGATGCCGACGACCTGTACCGCGTGATGCAGGCCGTGCGTGCTCAGCACCCGAAACTCGACGTCAGCGAATTCCTGCTCACCGGCTACAGCCTGGGTGCGCTGCATGCCGCCTTCGTCAGCCAGTTGGATGAAACCCGCCGCGCCTTCGACTTCAAGCGCGTGCTGCTGCTCAACCCGCCGGTCAATCTCTATACCTCGATCAGTAACCTGGACAAGCTGGTGCAGACCCGGGTTCAAGGCATCGACAACAGCACCAACTTCTATGACCTGGTACTGGGCAAGCTGACCCGCTACTTCAATGACAAAGGCTATCTGGATATCAACGACGCCATTCTCTATGACTTCCAGCAGTCAAAAGAGCGGCTATCCGACGAACAGATGGCCATGCTGATCGGCACGTCATTCCGCTTCTCGTCCGCCGATATCGTGTTCACCTCGGACTTGCTCAACCGCCGCGGACTGATCACCCCGCGCGACTACCACATCACCGAAGGCACCAGCCTCACGCCCTTCTTCCAGATGGCACTGCGCTGCGACTTCGACTGCTACATCGCCGAACAACTGATGCCCATGTGGCGCGCGCGCTACGACGGCGGCAGCCTCAACCAGTTGATCGAAAAGAGCAGCCTCTACGCGCTGGAGGATTACCTCAAAGGCAGCGACAAGATCGCGGTGATGCACAACGCTGACGACCTGATCCTCGGCCAGGGCGACATCGGCTTCCTGCGTCGCACCTTCGGCGAGCGCCTGACCCTGTATCCGCGCGGCGGGCACTGCGGCAACCTCAACTATCGCGTCAACAGCGACGCCATGCTGGAGTTCTTCCGTGGTTAA
- a CDS encoding DUF2061 domain-containing protein, which translates to MLKTLTFTLMHFCIAFGVTYALTGSIAASGLVAAIEPLCNSVGFYFHERIWQRFERRQRPAAERPKHAWLHHHA; encoded by the coding sequence ATGCTCAAGACCCTGACCTTCACCCTCATGCACTTCTGCATCGCCTTCGGCGTGACCTACGCACTGACCGGCAGCATCGCGGCGAGTGGCCTGGTAGCGGCCATCGAGCCGCTGTGCAACTCCGTGGGTTTCTACTTTCACGAGAGAATCTGGCAGCGCTTCGAACGGCGCCAACGGCCGGCGGCAGAGCGTCCCAAGCACGCCTGGCTGCACCACCACGCCTGA
- a CDS encoding DHCW motif cupin fold protein: protein MQISDIPFGVTDWAAIPATEHPGERGVARWRTCQFGSLRVRMVEYSPGYLADHWCHKGHVLLCLEGELSTELEDGRVFVLKPGMSYQVADGAEAHRSSTSSGARLFVVD from the coding sequence ATGCAGATCAGTGATATTCCCTTCGGTGTGACGGATTGGGCTGCGATCCCTGCGACCGAGCATCCGGGGGAGCGTGGCGTGGCGCGCTGGCGCACCTGTCAGTTCGGTTCGCTGCGTGTGCGCATGGTCGAGTATTCACCGGGTTACCTGGCTGATCACTGGTGCCACAAGGGGCATGTGCTGTTGTGCCTGGAGGGGGAGCTGAGCACCGAGCTGGAGGATGGCCGGGTATTCGTGCTCAAACCCGGCATGAGCTATCAGGTGGCGGACGGTGCCGAGGCTCATCGCTCCTCGACATCGTCCGGTGCGCGCCTGTTCGTGGTGGACTGA
- a CDS encoding DUF2784 domain-containing protein has product MGWRLAADALVVIHLGFILFVLFGGLLLLRWPRLLWLHLPAVAWGATVEFFHLLCPLTPWENQLRRAAGDAGYEGGFIEHYLIPLIYPAGLTPQIQLWLGGVVVLINVTVYACLLKRWLQRT; this is encoded by the coding sequence ATGGGCTGGCGTCTGGCGGCCGATGCGCTGGTGGTGATCCACCTTGGCTTCATCCTTTTCGTGTTGTTTGGCGGCCTGTTGCTGCTGCGCTGGCCGCGTTTGCTCTGGCTGCATCTGCCGGCAGTGGCGTGGGGCGCAACGGTGGAGTTCTTCCATCTTCTGTGCCCGCTGACCCCCTGGGAAAACCAGTTGCGGCGAGCTGCCGGTGATGCGGGTTACGAAGGTGGCTTCATCGAGCACTACCTGATTCCGCTGATCTATCCGGCAGGGCTGACACCGCAGATACAGCTCTGGCTCGGCGGCGTCGTGGTGCTGATCAACGTCACGGTCTATGCCTGTCTGCTCAAGCGCTGGTTGCAACGCACGTAG